The genome window ATCATGGAAACcggttaattgttgattgatttcgaTATACTTAGAAACTGTTAATTGTTGTAACCGATCGCATAAGATCCGGGTatttaaactgatcgcacaacacctggtggatcgcacaagctagtgtggatcgcacaaggtgttgggccacacacaagtTATATGTTtatttaactgttgggccggacaacCCAAAGATCCAGACGCACAAGCCCATtcctgatcgcacaacccagctggATCGTACAAGACCAGCTGGATCACACAATGTCATACGTATGTTAGTTATTGGGCCGTATAGGTtaaactgtttgtttgtttgatggACCGGGTATGGATTGGGCTCAGTCATGAGATCGCACAaggtggttgggctcgcacaagcttgatggcccaaccatccgaatcgcacaagtggtaCATATGAcgtgttgactgtttacgtgcatacgtgtttgctataATGTATACGTGCATtaattgaaccgaacctgacttgtgtggtaaccctgttaggacgtggttgaccactttagttcaagaacctttatattgtgtatctgccgagcaaaccaaggtgagttcacactcctaccaaggcatgggattcccggggtgttgggaatgggattgataaggataaggttgaatagattcatacggacactgttactagactaccaaacCATCGTCcccggttgtgcaggacacatacgtaaaacctacgtataactaagttactcgctatcctcggttgtgaaggatactcacgtaaagcctgcgtgaacggatactcactactgcctcggttgtgtcaggcacttacgtaaaacctacgtaaacccccacgtaccctatcctcggttgtgaaggatacttacgtaaatcctgcgtaaacttgtacgtattactgttctcggttgtgaagaacacatatggttacgagtagtctagtggattcttaacatgggaagcccccacctatagaaACATAtgttggcccagtagagccacctgatactcatgaacccactgttacgcatttactttctgtgaactcgctcaactagttgttgattatttgctgcatgccttgcagggccttaggtacttacggagcttgcacaaggaggagcaggtcgttgtgggcaaatggatcgtgattacttatgttatttcatacattaatacttatgattgggttttcacattaatgcttccgctacacttaaattatgttggtttgataaacacctttcgtattgatggatatttattactatttattactatttattacatgttcaatatgattggtggcttgatcctggtcatgtcacgctctcaagcggtgCTACtacgcacgtggattttgggggtgtgacaaaatcggaatcgaatcaaattgaaaaaaaaacttcaaacataaatacacacataaaaacaccaaaacacatataataacaccaaagcacattgttttattaataattaacatcgttttacattTGAACATTGATTACAAAACACAGTTGTCACAGATATGAATAACAAGATGTCAAATTTTAATGGTATTTACAACAACGCCTCCGTCAACCGACTGAATGGGACAAGTTACACCAAAGTTTTGAAGATGGGTTATGCAAGATACACGATCGAATATAAAGTACAGTTTCCCCACGCCATGCCTTTGGATATTGTAAAAAGTGTTGGTAGTGGACGCCCGTTCCGAACGAGGTTGCATCGGTGAAATGGTCCAAAACTTTAgagtaaaataaatataatgCCGGTGATTCGGATGTGCGTTCCATCATTAATATTAACGAAGATCCTGACTTGTTTGATGAGAACGAAATACAAGAATAACGAAGCCCAATCGGGAAGCAAGACAGGAGGTACATACCAAAGATTAAATACAAACCTTAAATTAAAATACAAAAATTAGACTAAATGCAAACCATAAGTTAAATATAAGTTGACCATCAAGTAATACACTAATACTTAACACAAATACAACTTGAGGTCTTATTCAGTTCATATTTTTCCATCTTCACAAGGACGAACCAATATCTTCATGATCTCTAAAGACATGACAAACtatgaaaaatctaaatttataaggTTATTGCATTTATGAAACAACATTTGATATTATCTTGCAGTTCTATACCAACGTTCTTTAAGCAATCATCATATTTATATAGTGATTCGATTACGCGTGCCAGGTTGATCACACGCATTTTGAGGACCACAGGAATGTCTTTACGTGTAAGCAATTCTAGGTTCATATCTTTCCATGCATCTTCTACTCTTTCCTTGAACAAATTATAGACGTACTCCTCCTTGACATCATGTTCCTTCATGTAGCATTCCACTGTGGACACAACCTCCTTTTCTTTCCCTTCCTACAATTTTGTTCTTGAATTTACCACTGATCTTATCACATTTACTTAAGAATAAAAACCAAAGTTTTACGTACCACAATGTCATCCATAATCCTAGCAATTACACATGCAGATTTTATAAGAGGGGGAAAGCTAAGGGCCCATTTGAATGCTTCTTCTATGACTTTCTCACCCATGCTCACAAAACTTGTTGGAATAAGCATTTTGTAGCCTGCAGATACAAATGAAACTGATTCATGCTCCTCTGATGTTGGTTCATACCCTTCATTTTTCCATTTTGCTTCAATCATGTAATGTCTACTCAACTCTTTCATCTGCATAAGAGAGTGACTGATTTAATTAATCAGTGTAGTCAACTATTTCTCTGTATAAAAGAATATTACAAACATATAGAGACTCAAACTAACCAAATCTTTTGCACATTCAACTTGATATGATTTTCCTTCACTTGCCATGATTTCCTCCATTTCACCATATGAATCCAAGAATATTTTGTATACGAACTTCATGTAATCCGGAAGTGCATCGATGCAGGTAACCGACCACCTATTGTAAATGTATACTTAAACTATGATTTTGATAAACTAACGTGGTATTGAAAGTTTGACTCGACATGTTAGACGTTAAGTGCATATTGGTGTACATATTTTATTTACATACCTTTGAATCGCTTCGTTGAAAATCTCAAGTTCCTCATAAGTTCCGTAGCAATCATAAGTGTCATCTAAAATTGTTGCTATTGTTAACACTTTTGTTAAGAAAATTCTAGAACGGGAATATTGAGGCTCAAAGTAGGCTCCCACAGCCCAGAAGTAGAGTTCTGGCAATCTGTCTCTTACATAATGCAAATTCTTTTGAGGCTCCAGATCTTTCCACCACCTACAAAAATTATAATACCAACACCATAAAATAAACACCATTTCAAATCTGTAGTAATAAGTGGAATAATTGAATGAGAAAATAAACACACTTGGAGACTTGGCTAAGCTCTCTTTTGTGCAAAGATTGAAGTCGGTTGAATTCCAACTTTGCAAGTCTAAGCAAGGATTCATTATGTGCATCTTGTTGTTCATAGAAAGGTATATATCGCAACGCCTCTAGTCTTGGCAACCTTTTCCATATAGGCCGCTCTAGTGCTTCCTCTATGTGCCTCGAAAGAATCTGGGTACAATTCCATCGGAGGGGATCCTTTGTTATTTTCTCTAGCTGGCCTTTTGTAAAAGCAAGAGCATCATCTAGTACAACTTCGCCTGCCACCCGCATATATGCCGCCTCATATAACTCAAGCAGGCCTTCAACATCATTAGTTAAAGATTCCTTAAAAGTTCCATCCTTGTTCTTGTATTTGTTGAAAATATCTAATTTCATTCATATATAGATTGTTAGCTTCTTTTACGTTGTGATTAATAAATTGAACCTATATTCACTAACCGCATGAAACATAAAATCCTTCTTGTCGGAGGAGTCGAAACCAAAGGAAAGCACTAACACCATTCCAGTCATCAccatatataatataaatatggCCCAAGGCTTTCTCGAGCTCTTGATCAAAACAGTAGGCAATGCCGAGGCGTTGGATATCATTGACAAGTTTCAACAAGTCATTATGTTTAGTGGGATCATCAAATGCTACCAGTATTTGTTTCCTCACTTCATCTTTCAAACTTTGGATTGTTTGCTCTACTGTAGCTTGCTCTTCTTGCTAAAATTAATGGCAGCAAATCAAAGAGAAGGTGAAATTTACAAGTTAGATCATAAGCATACTCACATGAACCAACAAGTCGGTTCACCAAAGGGTTTGATACCCTTTTACTATGCATAAATACTCCATGTAATCTTTCATTTTATACCAAAGAATCTCTGAATTCATTCATAATTCTCTTAATTCCCGATCTTATCTACCCCTGTGAACATCACTGGCCTTGTAAGAACTTTCCCGGATAATTATATTGAATTGTAAGAATACTGAAAGttgtaaaatttatttttttctttttcttaattaatataaatttaacTTAAAACTGACAACAGTTAGTTAGGATTCCATCTTGATCATCAGAGTGATGTATAGGTCTGGAGGTCAACACGACAATAACTCTTGGAGAAATAAACTATTCCCATGACCAGCCATCAGCCATGGGCATGCAATTGTATTTATGTGTAACTCATATGCATATGCATATTCAAAATTTCTAGCCTGAGAGTAACTAGAGGCTCAGTGACAAGTTACTCTTGCTTATAAAAAATTTACATGGAAATCTACTGATTAAATACAGTTGTCTAGTGGTGTAAACAagccagaggctcgagagctacttgTTATtcgctcggttaaaagctcgaacgagccgagctttaaAGAGcccgagcctgagcctgagcctgagcccgAGCCTCTAATAGAGCTCatttagttatcgagcccgagctcgagcctaaaaCACAAACCTCTTTGCAAGCCTAAACGAGGCCAAacaaatttattttaatatataatataataataatgacaATAAAATTGGCGAGCCGAGCTCAAGCCGGGCTTTGGCTAGTTTAAGCGATATTGAAGAGAGCTTGACCCGAGCTTTTAGCTTGTTTGAGGTTGTTCTCAGAATAGCTCGAGCCAAGCCGATCCGAGCTTGAGCTTTGGATTtaactcgcgagccgagctcgagctcaaataagtagaCTCGAACTGAGCCGAACTCGAGCTCGagtttcataaaaacatgacgagcCTAGTCGGGCTtggcccggctcgtttacacccctacaaTTGTCTAAAGTTCGAAAAATTATAGCTACTGGCCTCGATTTTGCTATAGGGGTCATACCTCCTCCTCATAGACCAGAAACTGATCTCCCCAGATACTTGGATGAAAGGTCGATTGGGGGCGAACAACCTCCTGTTTAACTTCCAtgttttaaagtatattttgggTTTTGTATAGATAATGGCTATAGCCTATATATAAAGACGGAGAAAAAACCATGTGGTTCAAGATATTTAAAGACTAAATCCGAAAAGAACAGATTTGAAAAATGAATATATAATTAATGCAAAAAACCcattattacaaaaatatatgaACATCATAATTCAAcgtcataatttaaaaaaatggaGGAAATTTAATAGTTTTTAAAACCTTTTATTAGAATTTGTTGTATGTATTCAAAGCCACTCATgtgtttttttggcgttttttcaATTTTATGAGATTGTAATTTTTGTCCGTAATGAATCACATGTTCATATTTGAAACCTTAGAACTCTTAGTGGGCTAATTTCGGATGCTAATTATTTGTTTCTGATCTGGCCACGTATCACATTCATGAATTCCTTTGAGAAAACGTATCAATTTCTTTATCTAACTATTTGATGTGTATTGGTGATGGATATTGTGATAATTACCGAGTGTAGCACTCATAGTTATGGAACTACTGAAGAAACAAGCATGTTGTGATGAGTTAAGATAGAAGGGTTAATTAGAAGAAACTATGCATTTGATTTTATTGTGTGTTTTCATTGTTTAGATTGCTTGTTGCACCTTCATTCTTAACGTATCGCGGAATAATGAATTATAGATAGAAGTGGAAAGTGATAAATTATACAACTGTGTATATGTGCTCACCAAGTATGGGATCTAACCGTTCATGAAAGTCGATGGATTTGGAAATATAGTTGTTACCTTTGAAATTGCTTGATGCGAATGATTCTATGAATCGATGTGCTGCATCTAAAACATTTCTAAATCAGTTGCATGGTTACTTGTGTGACATCAATTTCAATAGTATACATATTTTTGGCTCTGTAATTGCTTTGgtttaattagggttttgaattggTGCCTTTCTGTCGATCTAAGAATATGCTTATGATGTTATGCCTTGTCTGCTATTGCTGGTTAATGATAACAATGTTATTTTGGATTGTTAGTTGTTTGTTGCTAGATACACTAGTTGTGTATTTTAGGGTTTTGTTTTATGTTTAAAGTTTATTTTCCTTTGAACCGTGTTCATGTGTTCTTGATTTGTTGGGTCGATCGTGTACCATCGGCCATCTAGACACAAAGTTATGTGACACTTTGGGTTCTTCCCGGGCAACCTTCTTGAACTAACATTTTGTGTATGTATACGTGTACGTTACTAAATGAAAAGTTTCCATTTTATCTCGGTGTGCTATGTGATATTAACATgtatgtagtatatatatatatatatgtatatataggtatgtatgtgtgtagtgggccgagaccacgaaacccaactcgagaccacccggtctcgagtgaacagtgaacggttgggccggttgggccgcaaccttCCCTTAGCCCACTCGGAAACCTTTGGGGTGCACCTTTTGTTATATATATAGCCCCAAGCCCTCACACTTTCTCCTTTACACTCCCTCTCACTTCATTCTCACTCACTCTCTccttcactaaaaccctaaaccctaacaaACATCACCCTCTCCCCTCCTTCCCTCTCTCGGATCGGACCGGCGACAACCAAGGAGCTCTCGGACTAGCTCGAGATCATCACTCGGAACTTGGTTCATCAATCTCTTGTACTCCTCCATCTAACCGGTTAGTATCTTAGgtgtttaccatgatttttgGTTGTTGATGATAAAGTGCATTAGGGATATTAGCATGATAGAAACAATGTGTTTTAGCTATAATGTGAAGATTTACATATTATACAACCCCTTGTATTGTGATAACATGAATGATGATCTTTAATGCTAAGTGGAAATCGAATCAAGTGTTGTTATTGTTGATGATATTCATGTTCTAATGATAATGTGTGATTAAGAGTGCCTATTTACCGAGTGGTTGTGATGTTAACAAGTTGATCTTTGAAATGATTGTTGAATGATAATGTGCTTGTTGAATGATATGCTTGAATAtatgatgaactagatgaatgtgata of Helianthus annuus cultivar XRQ/B chromosome 1, HanXRQr2.0-SUNRISE, whole genome shotgun sequence contains these proteins:
- the LOC110864314 gene encoding (-)-germacrene D synthase — encoded protein: MEVKQEVVRPQSTFHPSIWGDQFLVYEEEQEEQATVEQTIQSLKDEVRKQILVAFDDPTKHNDLLKLVNDIQRLGIAYCFDQELEKALGHIYIIYGDDWNGVSAFLWFRLLRQEGFYVSCDIFNKYKNKDGTFKESLTNDVEGLLELYEAAYMRVAGEVVLDDALAFTKGQLEKITKDPLRWNCTQILSRHIEEALERPIWKRLPRLEALRYIPFYEQQDAHNESLLRLAKLEFNRLQSLHKRELSQVSKWWKDLEPQKNLHYVRDRLPELYFWAVGAYFEPQYSRSRIFLTKVLTIATILDDTYDCYGTYEELEIFNEAIQRWSVTCIDALPDYMKFVYKIFLDSYGEMEEIMASEGKSYQVECAKDLMKELSRHYMIEAKWKNEGYEPTSEEHESVSFVSAGYKMLIPTSFVSMGEKVIEEAFKWALSFPPLIKSACVIARIMDDIVEGKEKEVVSTVECYMKEHDVKEEYVYNLFKERVEDAWKDMNLELLTRKDIPVVLKMRVINLARVIESLYKYDDCLKNVGIELQDNIKCCFINAITL